From one Phocoena sinus isolate mPhoSin1 chromosome 6, mPhoSin1.pri, whole genome shotgun sequence genomic stretch:
- the ACTL7A gene encoding LOW QUALITY PROTEIN: actin-like protein 7A (The sequence of the model RefSeq protein was modified relative to this genomic sequence to represent the inferred CDS: substituted 1 base at 1 genomic stop codon), with protein MXAPRAAIIGAGPSERMGEQASLQTQAFQTVSLKDGPAKRAVWVRRNHSEPKEPTKSPVVNNKSKLELTKAVVVDLGTGYCKCGFAGLPKPTHVISSTVGKPYMETAKTGDNRKETFVGQELVNPEVRLKLINPLRHGIIVDWDTVQDIWDYLFHQEMKIAPEEHAVLVSDPPLSPHTNREKYAEMLFETFKTPAMHIAYQSRLSMYSYGRTSGLVVEVGHGVSYVVPIYEGYPLPSITGRLDYAGSDLTTYLMGLMNNLGKHFTEDQLGIVEDIKKKCCFVALDPTEEKKVPATEHTIQYTLPDGQEIYLCQERFLCSEMFFKPSLIKSTQLGLHTQTVSCLNKCDIALKRDLMGNLLLCGGSSMLRGFPNRLQKELNSMCPNDTPQVNVLPERDTAVWTGGSILASLQGFQPLWVHRFEYEEHGPFFLYRRCF; from the coding sequence ATGTAGGCTCCACGGGCGGCAATCATAGGGGCTGGGCCTTCCGAGAGAATGGGTGAACAGGCCTCCCTGCAGACACAGGCCTTCCAGACTGTCTCCTTAAAGGACGGCCCGGCGAAGCGGGCAGTGTGGGTTCGCCGTAACCATTCAGAGCCGAAAGAACCTACGAAATCACCTGTGGTCAATAATAAGTCCAAGCTAGAGTTGACCAAAGCAGTGGTCGTGGACCTTGGCACGGGCTACTGTAAATGTGGCTTTGCCGGGCTGCCAAAGCCCACCCACGTGATCTCATCCACAGTGGGCAAACCCTACATGGAGACGGCCAAAACCGGGGACAATCGCAAGGAGACATTCGTGGGGCAGGAGCTTGTCAACCCAGAGGTTCGTCTCAAGCTAATTAATCCTCTGCGACATGGCATCATCGTGGACTGGGATACAGTGCAGGATATCTGGGACTATCTCTTCCATCAAGAGATGAAGATTGCCCCAGAGGAGCACGCGGTCTTGGTTTCAGACCCACCCCTGAGCCCACACACCAACAGAGAGAAGTATGCTGAAATGCTGTTTGAGACATTCAAAACTCCCGCAATGCATATCGCCTACCAGTCCCGCCTGTCCATGTACTCCTATGGAAGGACCTCCGGCCTGGTTGTGGAGGTCGGCCACGGTGTGTCCTACGTAGTTCCCATCTACGAGGGCTATCCTTTGCCCAGCATCACCGGACGGCTGGACTATGCGGGTTCTGACCTGACAACCTACTTGATGGGCCTGATGAACAATTTGGGGAAACACTTCACTGAGGACCAGCTGGGCATTGTGGAGGACATCAAGAAGAAATGCTGCTTTGTGGCCCTGGACCCCACTGAAGAGAAGAAAGTCCCAGCTACTGAGCATACGATCCAGTACACCCTGCCGGATGGGCAGGAGATATACCTGTGCCAGGAAAGGTTCCTCTGCTCAGAAATGTTCTTCAAGCCTTCTCTGATCAAGTCCACGCAGCTGGGCCTCCACACCCAGACGGTGTCCTGCCTTAACAAGTGTGACATCGCCCTCAAACGAGACCTCATGGGGAATCTCCTACTCTGTGGGGGGAGCAGCATGCTCAGAGGTTTCCCTAACCGTCTGCAGAAGGAGCTGAACAGCATGTGTCCTAATGACACCCCCCAGGTAAACGTGTTGCCCGAAAGAGACACTGCAGTGTGGACGGGTGGCTCCATCCTAGCATCGCTTCAGGGCTTCCAACCACTGTGGGTCCACCGCTTTGAGTACGAGGAGCACGGGCCTTTCTTCCTCTACAGAAGGTGCTTCTGA